A genomic window from Coregonus clupeaformis isolate EN_2021a unplaced genomic scaffold, ASM2061545v1 scaf1223, whole genome shotgun sequence includes:
- the LOC123481236 gene encoding uncharacterized protein LOC123481236 isoform X2, which yields MKALFGLLVMLAGVSHAPVSSLQLSSQCLTHGEMRVTCSSEGDGPQYSWTLDGHTQRDTEASPGDQTNTMTLKRGLSGDLTCTVKNHISSVTVSKIISPCEDIIGMVAGSLTGIVFVLVMVLAVYCVQKKNKPPKTPDNVNSQDVEYADVRTLENQMRQQERKVEYGQVKVAGGPLQPMEVDYGQIEILEGPQQKVDTPEEVDYLYARVRKGQ from the exons CCCCAGTGTCCTCTCTTCAGCTGTCCTCTCAGTGTCTGACCCATGGAGAGATGAGGGTGACCTGCTCCTCTGAGGGGGATGGTCCTCAGTACAGCTGGACTctggacggacacacacagagagacactgaggcCTCTCCTGGTGACCAGACAAACACCATGACACTGAAGAGAGGCCTGTCAGGAGATCTCACCTGCACTGTCAAAAACCACATCAGCAGTGTTACTGTGAGCAAAATCATCTCCCCCTGTGAGG ACATCATAGGGATGGTAGCAGGGTCTCTGACAGGCATAGTGTTTGTCCTAGTGATGGTGTTGGCAGTTTACTGTGTCCAGAAGAAAAATAAACCTCCAAAGACTCCAG atAATGTTAACAGTCAGGATGTGGAATACGCTGATGTCAGGACACTGGAGAATCAGATGAGACAGCAGGAAAGAAAAGTGGAGTACGGACAGGTGAAAGTGGCAGGGGGTCCCCTGCAGCCAATGGAGGTGGACTATGGACAGATTGAAATATTAGAGGGTCCACAGCAGAAGGTAGACACACCTGAAGAGGTGGACTATTTGTACGCCAGGGTACGGAAAGGCCAGTGA
- the LOC123481236 gene encoding uncharacterized protein LOC123481236 isoform X1, protein MKALFGLLVMLAGVSHGMETHCDATLDGAQCYGALGGTVSLQLMTIDTPVSSLQLSSQCLTHGEMRVTCSSEGDGPQYSWTLDGHTQRDTEASPGDQTNTMTLKRGLSGDLTCTVKNHISSVTVSKIISPCEDIIGMVAGSLTGIVFVLVMVLAVYCVQKKNKPPKTPDNVNSQDVEYADVRTLENQMRQQERKVEYGQVKVAGGPLQPMEVDYGQIEILEGPQQKVDTPEEVDYLYARVRKGQ, encoded by the exons GAATGGAGACCCACTGTGATGCAACACTGGATGGAGCTCAGTGTTATGGAGCTCTGGGAGGAACTGTCTCTCTCCAGCTGATGACCATTGACA CCCCAGTGTCCTCTCTTCAGCTGTCCTCTCAGTGTCTGACCCATGGAGAGATGAGGGTGACCTGCTCCTCTGAGGGGGATGGTCCTCAGTACAGCTGGACTctggacggacacacacagagagacactgaggcCTCTCCTGGTGACCAGACAAACACCATGACACTGAAGAGAGGCCTGTCAGGAGATCTCACCTGCACTGTCAAAAACCACATCAGCAGTGTTACTGTGAGCAAAATCATCTCCCCCTGTGAGG ACATCATAGGGATGGTAGCAGGGTCTCTGACAGGCATAGTGTTTGTCCTAGTGATGGTGTTGGCAGTTTACTGTGTCCAGAAGAAAAATAAACCTCCAAAGACTCCAG atAATGTTAACAGTCAGGATGTGGAATACGCTGATGTCAGGACACTGGAGAATCAGATGAGACAGCAGGAAAGAAAAGTGGAGTACGGACAGGTGAAAGTGGCAGGGGGTCCCCTGCAGCCAATGGAGGTGGACTATGGACAGATTGAAATATTAGAGGGTCCACAGCAGAAGGTAGACACACCTGAAGAGGTGGACTATTTGTACGCCAGGGTACGGAAAGGCCAGTGA